A genomic segment from Triticum dicoccoides isolate Atlit2015 ecotype Zavitan chromosome 1A, WEW_v2.0, whole genome shotgun sequence encodes:
- the LOC119294544 gene encoding protein BRANCHLESS TRICHOME-like, which translates to MAIALAQTSRANLGLRLNHGAVVASPSWKLYHNPHYFSPRGDSSGPSRRSPSRPEHRRPMIVANFDEDDGGGGMERQLGYGDGGATSVPELLARVEELAAELEFERRMRRKVEALNEALAAELAEERRRVEAERARMREELDEERRMLRVAELWREERVRMKLADARAAVEEKLREVADAGQRAADATAAAEGCSCRSGSPIGGKASPASVGQQSPASSRHGQQSPASGQHSQSHRREVTGGENPHIRRGIKGSVEFPRAVRVRPRGEERVDLVSNIECQRAQLRVLMRHRSPATAGMPGLVGAAPDNLVV; encoded by the coding sequence ATGGCGATAGCGCTAGCGCAAACAAGCCGCGCGAATCTGGGCCTCCGCCTCAATCATGGCGCTGTAGTGGCCTCACCTTCTTGGAAGCTTTACCACAACCCTCACTACTTCTCACCTCGCGGCGACTCCTCCGGCCCCTCTCGCAGATCCCCTTCTCGCCCAGAGCACCGCAGACCTATGATCGTGGCGAATTTcgacgaagacgacggcggcggcggcatggagcgGCAGCTGGGGTACGGCGACGGGGGCGCGACGTCGGTGCCGGAGCTCCTGGCGCGGGTCGAGGAGCTCGCGGCGGAGCTCGAGTTCGAGAGGCGCATGCGACGCAAGGTTGAGGCGCTCAACGAGGCGCTCGCCGCCGAGCTCGCCGAGGAGCGGCGCCGGGTCGAGGCGGAGCGCGCGAGGATGCGGGaggagctcgacgaggagcggcggatGCTGCGCGTCGCGGAGCTGTGGCGGGAGGAGAGGGTGCGGATGAAGCTCGCCGACGCCCGGGCCGCCGTCGAGGAGAAGCTGCGGGAGGTCGCCGACGCCGGGCAGCGTGCTGCCGATGCCACCGCCGCTGCCGAAGGCTGCAGCTGCAGGAGCGGCAGCCCGATCGGCGGCAAGGCAAGCCCGGCCAGTGTTGGGCAGCAAAGCCCAGCGAGCAGTCGGCACGGCCAACAAAGCCCGGCGAGCGGTCAGCACTCCCAATCGCACCGGCGAGAAGTCACTGGCGGCGAGAACCCTCACATCAGGAGGGGGATCAAGGGGTCCGTGGAGTTCCCGAGGGCCGTCCGTGTGCGGCCGCGCGGCGAGGAGCGCGTGGATCTGGTGTCCAACATCGAGTGCCAACGGGCGCAGCTGCGCGTCCTCATGCGGCACCGGAGTCCCGCCACCGCCGGCATGCCGGGCCTCGTCGGCGCGGCGCCGGACAACCTCGTCGTGTAA